The Salegentibacter mishustinae genomic interval TTTGAAACCTTCTTACCCATAATAATTTAGGAGCAAAATTTTCTCGCTTTTTAAACGGATAATTCTCCATTTGAATTGCATTGGGAATAATCCTGGTATTATTAAAACCTTCAGCCTTAAAAATATCGTACAAAAATTTAGAAGGCGCTATATTGATTTTCGCTTTTCCAAAGAGACTCTTACTGTATTTTTTGGAAGCGTGTAAGCGTTCCGGAAGGTTCCCACCGTGTAGAATTGGTATATAGTCCAAATCGTAAGCCTGGCAGGTTTTAGCCACTAGATAGGCGTAGTAAAAGTTCATCGCCCCATAAGTATCGATAAGCACAACATCGGTAGTTTTATGATAGCGCACAATGAGTCCAAGCATTTCGATTAGACGCAGGCCTTTGTTGCTTCGGGTAGAAGCCGTTTTCACCTTATAACCTTCCTTCCGCAACATTTTGCTAAAAAAAGATATATAGGTTGCCGTAAAGCTGTTAATCTGTAAGTCGTTTCCTATGTACAGGATGCTTTTTGTCATCTACTATATATAATAAGGCCAATCCATAAACAAAGCCCGGTAGGGCAATTCTCATTGCCGAATGATTAATGGTTAAAAACCAAAATGCTAAGAACGCCAAAAAATAATAATTGTTCTTAAACTTTGTCCAGAAAATTATAGGGACTAAGATAAGAATAAGAATAGCAACAAGCCCCAGAAGGCCATGTTCTGATAACATTCTGCTAATCTCATTATGAGTGGCAATCGATATATCCTGATTTTCCAGTCGGTACTCATATCCCTTTCCAACACCTATACCAGTAACCGGATGGTTTAAAAAAGCTTGTAGTTCTGTTTCTACCAGTTCAGCCCTGCCTGTGGTTATATCTTTTTTCAATTGTCCTGCTGCATTCCGGTTAGTATAGCGATTACCTAATAAACCTCCAGTTTGGGCCAAAGAAAATAACCATATTATCAAGCTTGCAACTCCAAGGAGGAGGATCTTAAAGTTTAAACGGTATTTTTCCCGAGAGCCTTTCTTATAATATAGAAAAACAAGGAATGCGACAATACAAACAATAGCTGTAAATACGCCTCCGCGGGAAAAAGTGATTAAGGCTCGATACCCCATCATACCCAGTAAAACAATATCTATAAGATTTATAAGCTTATGTTTGATAATAAATAATCGCATAGCCAATAAAACAGCGCCAAGACCAAAAACCGTAGAAATCTGATTGGGGCCGTACCCCCCCGTAGCAACATAATTCGCTTGAAGGTTGATTCCCACATCCACCATATTGGGAGTATAGAGATATAAATAAAACATATGTGCAATTAGAGGCATCAATAAAAAAGAGATCACTGCTTGAAAATCCTTTTCCCTAATCTTTTTGTAATAACAATAAATTGCTGTGATCCCC includes:
- a CDS encoding glycosyltransferase family 4 protein, with amino-acid sequence MTKSILYIGNDLQINSFTATYISFFSKMLRKEGYKVKTASTRSNKGLRLIEMLGLIVRYHKTTDVVLIDTYGAMNFYYAYLVAKTCQAYDLDYIPILHGGNLPERLHASKKYSKSLFGKAKINIAPSKFLYDIFKAEGFNNTRIIPNAIQMENYPFKKRENFAPKLLWVRRFQKRYNPVMALEVLLLLKKDYPNAELCMVGPDKDGTMRTCKKFAAKHQLNLKFTGKLKKKDWAKLSKNYDFFINTTNIDNTPISVIEAMSLGLAVVSTNVGGMPMLIDNNTDGTLVPVNNAKAMASEIDKLIKQPEEARVIAKNARDKVEAFAWKKVKAAWDEVLNS
- a CDS encoding O-antigen ligase family protein is translated as MAGISRYQFNYIELVLIHLGMALSVYFFRPSSSFILLGVIVYFLFLTIVKENNNNEALMGAAYIAGGEVFFRQTDAMFFYETGKYMVIIFLLIGMFFKGTSSRTSPYWTYLLILIPGVVVASITMSYEAEIRKLVAFNLSGPVALGITAIYCYYKKIREKDFQAVISFLLMPLIAHMFYLYLYTPNMVDVGINLQANYVATGGYGPNQISTVFGLGAVLLAMRLFIIKHKLINLIDIVLLGMMGYRALITFSRGGVFTAIVCIVAFLVFLYYKKGSREKYRLNFKILLLGVASLIIWLFSLAQTGGLLGNRYTNRNAAGQLKKDITTGRAELVETELQAFLNHPVTGIGVGKGYEYRLENQDISIATHNEISRMLSEHGLLGLVAILILILVPIIFWTKFKNNYYFLAFLAFWFLTINHSAMRIALPGFVYGLALLYIVDDKKHPVHRKRLTD